TCGACAATGCAGCCCATTGCCGCCCTGCGCCCCGTTGGACCGCTTTGCCCACGGCCACAGCGGTCAACACCCGGTGGCGCTTGCCCGCCAAATCGGTCAGCATGGCGCGCGCGTCGGCCGCGTCTGATGGTTTGCCTAAGATACGCCTCCCCAGGGCCACAGTCGTATCGGCACAGAGCACCGGCGCCAGCGGCAAACCGCGCCGTTTCAAGCGCGCAAGTGAAGCCTCCAACTTGAGGTTTGTTACCCGCTGCACATAGGCTGCCGGCGCTTCTCCCGGCAACACCACTTCCAGCTGCTCAGCGTCTTCGCTGGAATCGGGCAACAGCAGTTCGCACCGAATGCCCCACTGTTCCAGCAATTGTTTGCGCCGGGGGCTTTGGGAAGCGAGGTAAATAAAATCGGTCATGTCATCAATC
This region of Hydrogenophaga crassostreae genomic DNA includes:
- a CDS encoding Maf family protein, whose protein sequence is MTDFIYLASQSPRRKQLLEQWGIRCELLLPDSSEDAEQLEVVLPGEAPAAYVQRVTNLKLEASLARLKRRGLPLAPVLCADTTVALGRRILGKPSDAADARAMLTDLAGKRHRVLTAVAVGKAVQRGAGRQWAALSTSWVHFEPLTAAQIKRYVDSGEPMGKAGAYAIQGQAALWASQINGSYSGIMGLPAFETAQVLASAGVNLL